The genomic segment agatcggtttatatgggagctatataaagttatacaCCGTTGtcaaaagtcataacggaatacttaATGCAAAAAatcagctaaatcgaacaaaaattgcggctggtaTCGCCAaatcgaggggctcaagaagtcgggagaaattgggagatcgatttatatgggagctatatctgaatctgaaccaatatggcgcatttgcagtccccaatgacctacatcaatattaagtatctgtggaaaatttcaagcggctagcttcacgccaccgtagcgcagaggttagcatgttcgcctatgatgctgaacgcctgggttcgaattctggcgaaaccatcagaaaaaattttcaacggtggttttcccctcctaatgctggcaacatttgtgaggtactatgccatgtaaaacttctctccaaagagatgtcgcactgcggcacgtcgttcggactcggctataaaaaggaggccccttatcattgagcttaaagcttgaatcggactgcactcattgatatgtaagaagcatgcccctgttccttagtggaatgttcatgggcaaaattttcatatgcatagcttcacgcgttcgatcgtaatttcgacagatggacggacggacggacattgctagatcgactcagaacgtcgaggacgaatattttgagttgttacaaacggaatggctagattagtataccctcatcctttggtggaggtaTACTTCGGGAAGATCTACGTGCATCAGCAAAGTGAGCTACCGTaggtggtctaggtataaatccgtgcaagacggaagtagtttttttcagcaggagatacaagttgcctacaatggAACCAGTCTCCTTGGATGGAGAGCATTttctatttacagaaagcgcaaaatacctggatgtttggctggacaggaaattgaacttcagatctaacattttggaaagggcaagaaagtccactcttgccctatacacctgcaagggagccattggcaaaagttgggggtttagaccgcgtgtcatgcagttgtcagacctatagggttgcccaaaaagtaattgcggattttttaaaagaaagtaaatgcatttttaataaaacttagaaagaactttattcaaatttcctttttacacattttttctaaagcaagctaaaagtaacagctgataactgacagaagaaagaatgcaattaaagagtcacaagctgtgaaaaaatttgtcaacgccgaatatatgaaaaatccacaatttctttttgggcaacccaatgttatgctatatggtgttgtggtctggtggactgtGCTtctaaagtccacctactgttcaatacttaaccggatccaaaggatgaatTGTTTGTGCagcacagccgcactgaggacgataccatttgatgcactgaatttaatgctgcatcttatgcctctggacattgagggtagacaaattgctgcgaccactgtcatgaggttaagggagctttctcattggtcatgtggtggctacggacactgtgttatccctgatacaatatccaatgttccaggcagtgtggattacaccctacctgagccgttttttcaaaaaaaggtactgtaccactattcctgatagaaccgattgtaactacgatatccctggtaacagaagttagaTAGACTtcaatacggatggttccaaattaaacgaccaggtgggctttgggatgtactctaaagatctaaaactggtcatacCGAAAAGGttagcagtgtgtatcaagcagagatccttgctatCAAGGAAGCggtggaatggttaagatataatgtcattacgaccattggcataaatatcttctcagacagccattaaatctctggagaacgtatttctgaaaacaaaaaccgccctcgactgtcgcagatctctcaacgagacggctgaaaagttcaaaagtcacctgttctgggcgccgggccacagagatatcccagggaattgtaaaacggatgagcttacgagactaggaactaccctacacattccagggatactggaagctgtgggtatgcctctagcgacatgtaagctaagttttcagaaccaggcccgaaggacaacgaatgatagatggtcacaaagagggggctgtgagcattccaaaactgtgtggcctaatatagacttgaagaggtctactgctttgctgtcattggctagaacagacgtgtcagtcattgtgtccgtcatgacaggttgctgtctaatcggaaaacatgctgacggactggagcttgccagcaacgacttttgcagaagctgtgaggacatcaaagaagaaaagatatagaacaccttctgtgtgtgtgtcccgcactagcagctaGAAGGGGTTTCACTTAAAGTTCtccttgagaacctgtctgatttagcggatgtgaacattcgcatgttcagaatgaggtccaagtagcagtaacccgactaaagaaaaacaacgcagcaggagccgacgggttacccgctgaactatttaagaccggaggcgacacgctgataaggcgtatgcatcagcttatctgcgcaatctggctagtagaacgcatacccgatgattggaacaagacggaatgtgccaactacagaggaataagtctcctcccatgctctcgagcgtactgtgtgaaagattaaaacctaaagtcaatgagataattgggccctatcaatgaggttttagacctggtaaatccaccctagaccagatattcacactgcgccaaatcctggaaaagacccgagaaggacaaatcaacacctaccacctctttgttgactacaaagccgccttcgatactcctttacgttcaaaggtatttcaagccatgtctgagtttggtatccctgcaaaattaataagactctgcaggatgacacttgctgatacgcgttcctcagtaagaataggaaagaatctctccgaaccatttaataccaaacgaggtttcagacaaggagacagcctatcgtgtgatctctttaatatcctgctggagaagagcacatgctacttgcctatgccgacgatatcgatatcataggtcggtcaccggaagtagtaactgcagcctttgaaagaatcgaaagagagtcagtgaaaatgggtctggcagtaaatggagataagacgaaatggatggtctccactcccaaaaagccttgtacaacagagcagataaagaacatggagaaagttgggaatcacaactttgagatagtcagtaactttatctacctcggcaccgccgtaaccgaaacgaatgacaccagttttgagataaagcgaagaataatactggcaaacagatgctactttggactaagtaagcagtttagaaacaaggccatctctcgacagacgaagactacactttacaagacactgatactacccgtgctgttatatggttctgaagcatgggtgcttgtgaaagcagatgaggcagtgcttggagtatttgagagaaagattcttcgtaaaatatatggaccagtttgtgttaatggagaatataggcaacgcacgcatcaaaatacaacgactgcgttggcgaggtcatgttgtcagaatggatgaagaagctccagcaaagaagtcttttgaaggcaaacacggtggtacacgcaaaccagggaagaccaaaagcccgatggaaagatcaagttgtgggagacacctcgaaacttggtgtcatagattttagatggagcgcagaagatcgaggcgcttggaacgctattctacgttcggctagtggaagaaatattctgtcatagccaattaaagtaaagtaagtaagaacattcgcatgttattgggctttttaaagcgatctagatggttcaacggtagcaactaggaggcatcttcctttatctgttcctgtggtatcacaatggatgaaaacgtctaagtgagtccgatggcagactgccacttaaacctagcctaacagccatgacaaggtccatatcggtcaatgaatttatatattgggttgcccaaaaagtaattgcggagatttacgcctcctaacataggacccaaatatggttcagatcggactgtatttggatatagctgtatagaccgatatgccgattaaaggtctgaaggccataaaagctttattttttatccgatttcgctgaaatttgaaacagtgggtagttttaggtctcctggtatccgcccaaatatggttcggatcggactgtatttagatatagctgtcatatagaccgatatgcataTTAGgcatctgaagctcataaaagctttatttactacctgattttgttgaaatttgaaatacaaaattcaaccgtgacttatatttagtaaaccactcaatgtccgtgccgaatttgggtgcataagttatccaatttttaccagATTGcaacgaaagggggtttacatatatactcaaggtggtgggtatccaaagttcggccctgccgaactttatgccattttacttgttttttattttcggTCCCTGTCagagaatttttcaaatttcatcaaaatcggatgaaaatggtcgctttatgggctcaatactctatttcgggagagcggtctatatggcatctatatccaaatatagtccgatctggacgatattcaacaaaaatgtttggaggggtaccggaactcgctgtgccaaatttcattgaaatcggatgaaaaattaccaatttattgcttcaagattttaagtctggagatcggtttctatagcggctatatataactaaaattcgattttatgagatcaaaagATCAGGATGAAAAGTGCTCCTTTCATAGGCTCATAACACAATatcagaagatcggtatatatggcaactataaccaaatatagtccgatctgtaccatatttgacagTAATAGGTAGAGGTAGaggaattcgggtaataaatatggcctcaataccctttatcgagagatctggTGGTCGGTTTAAGGGCagttatatccagatatagtccgatctgatccgcacttcacagaaatggttaggggtctaccagaactcagtgtgccaaatttcatcgaaatcggatgaaaaattaccaatttattgcctccagactttaagtctggagatggGTCtctatagcggctatatataactaaaatcagattttatgagatcaaaaaatcaggtttatatacaaagaatacgaaatcatcaaaaaaatttttgaaaaaattgtttatacccaagatatctgcaaaattataaatacccagattttgggtataaatggataaatacccgggtatttacccaatttaccgggtaaatacccaaaagggcccatcgcccatctctatttATGATGAAGATTAATCTTAGTTTCTGTTGTCCCTGCTATTTGTTCCCACCATTGTAgttcttaattgttttaattttcaggCTGATGTTGTGGTCGATGTCGAATGTGACCCCAAACGTTTGGATCAAGTTCTGCAGATGTTGAACCGTGAAGTTCATTCAGTGAATTTCACTTCGGTGGACAAGAATGCTTTGGTGAGGGCTCCCTCATTGTCGGCTTGCTCCAGTTTTGGTGGGTTTGTGAATATTAAGCCTCATATGAAAATAGAAGGACATTTTTGATTCTTTGTTGCCTCTTAGATTTTGGGGATATGATGTGGTTTCCTAGAAAGATTGCTGACTTGGATAAAGCCCAAAATGTTTTAATGTATGGCTCGGAACTGGATGCGGATCATCCAGGTTTCAAGGACCCCATCTATCGTAAAAGACGAGAGAAATTCTATTCGATTGCTATGAATTTTAAGCAGTAAGTTCTATAAACATTAGACTTCCTAAAAAGGTTTCTAATAATGACATATTTTCAAAAGTGGAAATCCCATACCTCGAGTGCAGTATACACCGGAAGAAATTAAAACCTGGTAAGTGTAGCCAAATCAAATCAAAGTTTTacagtttttttaaataatttgaatATTACTTTGTGGGATTTTTAACACCCTTCACTAGGGGTACGGTCTTCAATGAACTTCATCGTTTGTACATCAAATATGCTGTACCTGAATACATGGAAAATTGGCCGGAATTGGTTAAGTATTGTGGCTATCGTGAGGATAATATACCTCAGCTGCAAGATGTGAGCACTTTCTTGAAACGCAAAACTGGATTCCAGCTGAGACCTGTTGCTGGCTATTTATCGCCTAGGGATTTTCTGTCGGGTCTGGCATTTCGGGTATTCCATTGCACTCAATATATAAGACATTCTTCAGATCCCTTTTATACACCGGAACCGTAAGTACAAAAACATGaactttaacaagtaagagcgtgctaagttcgactgggccgaatcttatataccctccaccatggatcgcatttgtcgagttcttttcccggcatctcttcttaggcaaaaaaggataaaagaaaagatttgctctgctatttgagcgatatcaagatatgggccggtttggaccacaattaaattctaTGTTGAAGAccggtgtaaaatgtcagccaattcgaataagaattgcgtcctttgagggctcaagaagtaaaatagagagatcgatttatatgggagctgtatcagactatagaccgattcagaccataataaacacgcatgttggtggtcatgaaaggatctgtcgtacaaaatttcaggcaaatcggataataattgcgacctctagaggttcaagaagtcaagatcccagatcggtttatatggcagctatatcaggttatgaaccgacttgaaccttatttgacacagtttttgaaagtaggaataaaatacgtcatgcaaaatttcagccaaatcggataagaattgcgcactctagaggctcaagaagtcaagacccaagatcggtttatatgacagctatatcaggttatgaaccgatttgaaccatatttggcacaattgttggatatcataacaaaatacttcgtgcaaaaattcattccaatcggatacgaattgtggactctagaggctcaagaagtcaagacccaagatcggtttatatgacagctatatcaggttatgaaccgatttgaaccatatttggcacaattgttggatatcataacgtaacacgtcgtgcaaaaagtcattcaaattggataagaattgcgcgctctagaggctcaagaagtcaagacccaagatcggtttatatgacagctatatcaggttatgtaccgatttggaccatacttagcgcagttgttggaagtgataccaaaacaccacgtgctaaacttcagtcaaatcggacaagaattgcgaaggagtaaagctaaccgcttgaaattttgcacaaatacttcttagaggTGTAGGTcgttaaaccgatcttgggtcttgacttctggagcctctagaaagagaaattcctatccgattcgactgaaattttgcacgtggtgtttcagtgttacttccaacatctgtgttaagtatgatacaaatcggttcacaatctggtatagctgtcatataaaccgatctttgatcttgacttcttgagcccatagagcgcgcaattctcatccgatttggctgaaattttgcatgacgtgtttttttcttactttcaacaactgtgtaaattaaggttaaaatcgttttgtcatgacttccaacaactgtgctcagtatggtttaaatcggtctataaccagatatatctgtcatataaactgatctggggtcttgacttctttagcccttagagggcgcaaatcctatccgatttctctgaaatttgacacgacgtgttttgttataactttcaataactgtgcaaagtatggtgcaaatctgtctataatctgatatagctgccatataaatcgatctgggatcttgacttcgtgaggctctagagggcgcaattctcatccgatttggcagaaattttgtacaacggctttcctcatgaccttcaacatacgtgtctaatatggtctgaatcgatcaatagcttgatacagctcccatataaaccgatctctcgattttgcttcttgagcccctacaaggcgcaattattatccaaatgaactgaaatattacacaatgacttttacaatattcGGCAttaatttatgatccgaatcggactatatcttggtatagctccaatagctcaCCAGTTctgattcaatattctttgtttgcctaaaaagagataccgcgcatagaactcgacaaatgcgatccatggtggagggtatataagattcggcccagccgaacttagcacgctcttacttggttTTAATATTTCTTGTTTATGCTTTATTTTCTTAGGGATTGTTGCCATGAGCTTTTGGGCCATATGCCACTTTTGGCCAATCCTAGTTTCGCTCAATTTTCCCAAGAAATAGGTTTGGCCTCATTGGGCGCCTCCGATGCAGACATAGAAAAATTGGCTACGGTAAATTTTCCACTTAAagaattcattaaatttttatgttaattttttccTAACAGTTATATTTCTTTACGGTGGAGTTTGGTTTGTGTCATCAATCGGACAATTCTTTTAAAGTTTATGGTGCTGGCCTTTTGAGTTCAGTGGCAGAGTTACAGCATGCCCTTACCTGCAAggagaaaatcaaaaagttCGATCCTGAGGTAACATGTAAGGAGGAGTGCATTATAACATCCTATCAGAATGCCTATTACTACACAGAGTCCTTTGAAGAAGCCAAAGAGAAAATGAGGTAAatgagaaaaattgaaaaatcaacGAAGATTATGGATTTATAAACAATCAtgaccaaatgcaaatttttcccataaacattccactaaggaacagggtctaacttctcacatatcaatgagtgcagtccgattcaagttttaagctcaatgataaggggcctcctttttatagcagagtccgaacgacgtggcgcagtgcaacacctctttggagagaagctttacatggcatagtgcctcacaaatattgccagcattaggaggggaaaaccaccgttcaacattttttctgatggtctcgccaggattcgaacccagacgttcagcgtgatagacggacatgccaacctctgtgcTACTGTGGCCTCtggatatccgcctgcaggtcctgggttctcaatgtagaccccatgtccattctgtcctctagctttgatccatccgtgtaacatgatcttccagagggcaatactagggtcccgtcaatccaagactgtggcgaTGGCAGCAGTTTTTCGCACTcgtcttcaaggttcatctcaggtatcctacctggaaacttcttcccttcctttcaggtttcctgtgacttgccttgccgggcttgagtaTAGACACCaccctcctgccaggctttcggagtatatgccagTTCTAGGCACgcagtgaaaatattggccagatgaggtgccagatagtctgcctctttctgtagtaatgccggaaatattccacccGGTCCGGGAGACTTGAATggcttgaagctcctcaaggattctttcaccataaattccgtaattataaaccttcgatcaacgttattattccaagattccggtgtctccgtgagtccagcaacatatcctccgttgtctccgctctcactcccatgtcgtttactaaagtttcagtttggacatgggtttttgagagagactttttgtaccctccaccataggatgggggtgtactaatttcatcattctgtttgtaacacctcgaaatatgcgtctgagaccacatgtcattctaagtcgatctagccatgtccgtccgtctgtccgtccgttcgtctgtccgtctgtcagtcgaaagcacgctaactttcgaaagagtaaagctagccgcttgaaattttgcacaaatactttttattagtgtaggtcggttggtattgttctatgggccaaatcggtctatgttttcatatagctgccatataaatcgatcttgggtcttgacttcttgagcctctataaggcgcaattctcatccgattttactgaaattttgcacgtggtgttttggtatcacttccaacaactgcgctaagtatggttcaaatcggtacataacctgatatagctgccatataatccgatcttgggtcttgacttcttgagcctctagagggcgcaattctcgaccgatttgactaaaattttggacgtggtgttttgttatcacttccaacaactgcgctaagtatggttcaaatcggtccatgttttgatatagctgccataaaatccgattttggatcttgacttcttgagcctctacagggcgcaattttcgcccgatttgactgaaattttacacgtggtgtattgatatcactttcaacaactacgctatgtatggttcaaatcggtccatgttttgatatagctgccatataatccgatcttgggtcttgacttctggagcctctagagggcacaattttcgcccgatttgactgaaattttgcacgtggtatattggtgtcactttcaacaactgcgctaagtatggttcaagtcggtccatgttttgatatagctgccatataattcgatctgggatcttgaactgcttctctcatgatcgtacaactgcttctctcatgatctttaacatctataacatatggtctgaatcgatcaatagcttgatacagctcccatataaacctacctcccgatgttgcttcatgagcccctacaaggcgcaattcttatcagaatgaactgaaatattacccaatgacttctacaatgttcagcatacatttatggtccgaatgggactataacttgatatagctccaatagttcttattcaatattctttgtttgcctaaaaagagataccgcgcatagaactcgacaaatgcgatccatggtggagggtatataagattcggcccggccgaacttagcacactcttacttgtttatgtggGCGTCGTCATtcacgctatcgacctgttcgcagcaaagcttccaggaggcactttttgccgctctggtaatcttagtgtattccttgagccttgtgtaatacacatcccaataaatttccccttttttacgatgtgctctGTTAAACCGCCTGCGGATCTCTTTCCGAATATTGCTAATCTTCCCGGTCATTcagagtttttcttgggctgattacctttcccgaagaggacaactatcttcgaaggaccccaccagtgcagtcgtaatcctgtggACATTTtcctcaatgtcttctatgcttggactaTCTAAATTCTATTGCCCAAGTATTCTTCTGAGTAGAGCTTTACTCGTTCAAATATTAGCtcgttttgaacccataaacgGACAAACTTAAAACCTTGTATCAGCTATTGTTTCCTTTGTTAACTCCTTTCATCTTTCCAGATCCTTTGCCGAGAGTATTCAACGTCCCTTTGGTGTACGTTATAATCCCTACACTCAAAGTGTTGAGGTTCTTTCGAATGCTCAGAAAATTACAGCTGTTGTCAGTGAACTCAAGGGTGATCTAAGCATTGTTTGCTCtgcattgcgtaaaatttccgCCACTGATGAAACTTTAGACGTCGAAAGTATTGCCAATATGTTGCAGACCAGTTTAAATGTTCGTGGCGATCGTACTCCTCAGAATGCTATAAGCCCCGATAATTCGGATAACTCACAACATTCCATTGTGGTACATACACCGGATGAATTGGGTGAAATGGACTAAAGAGGACAACTATAAAGCAGCCAAAGattcaactaaaaaaaaaaaaaaaattaattaaaaagggACCATCATAttattgttgtatttttaaTGTGTAatgttttttccaaatttgattCTCTCCATGACCTTATTAATGTTAAAGTAGAAAAAAAggcttaaaaaatataaatgtgtAAATGCTAcataaaatattgcaataataacTATGTATGAAATGCTAATTTTGGGGAATTTTACTGTTTACCAGcggacccgggcccgctccgctgtgccttcttttactttatatggaagaaaattttccttggaatatttattttcgacaattaaagagctttcctttcacgatgaggcgtcccccaaacacatggcccccaaaataggttatcaaattggttttctaatctcaactaCCTTTCcttagagccacatattggcatggtcgaaaaatgtttaccctttggggggtgttttgggtaaagggtgatgccctaaatacatggtcctacatttggatatcaaattcgtattccactcccaaacacctttctttgagccccatattgcgacggtcagtaaaaaattgctgtatttggggggtattttgggaaaggggaagacccctagaaaattggtcccgaaagtggttatctatacttgctctaccccccaaaacctttcatttaagctccacattgacatggtcggtaaatatgcccgatttagaggggtgttttggggattggggttggTCCCCCctacactaagccctgaaaatatatcagcaacgtgttctattctcatatatctatatatcatttatttgaaccccatattgccattgacctcaaaattggatatgaaattcgttttctaatctcatttaaactccttattgcaaaagtcagcaaatatgttcggtttggggaattggccctaaaaactacaaatatttagttccactgtcctgaagacccaaattgtcttggtgagcatcagatacgtggtctactcccaaataccattcatttgagccccatagtcggcttggggggggggggggtgttttttgggattGGCGGCCTCTTAGTGAGTtggacttgaaaatatatatcggattcgtgttccactctaaaaaccctcttatttgagcctcatattgcaaaagtcagcaaatacttactatttgggtggtattgtggggtggccccatagacacttttcccgaatactgacaccagattcgtgctttactcccaatgacctttaatttgagccccatattgctatggtcgtaaatttgtccccttttgggGAAGGTTTGGGGAGAGGctcccccccaaacacttggtcccatatttggttacctgattctaattctacactcaaataccttttatttaaactccatattcccatggtcagtaaataagtcctgtttggggggtgttgggGATGGGGTCCTCCCCCcagaaacatatttggatatcagattcgtattctactcgcaaaaacctttcatttgagtcccatattaccatgatcggcaaatatgtccgatttaggggtgttttcggggggttTTTAGGGGttgggtgttgtgggggtggggtggccccatagacacttttcccgaatattgatatcagatttgtgctttactcccaatgacctttaatttgagccccatattgctatggtcgtaaatttgtcccctttgggccTTTGGGGGATGTAATTG from the Stomoxys calcitrans chromosome 1, idStoCalc2.1, whole genome shotgun sequence genome contains:
- the LOC106092589 gene encoding tryptophan 5-hydroxylase 1, which encodes MSASGKSLLGLWLYRSGEQEWAVKQGSPLHGPRNKKDLGGSDSIENPGLNNVNNKLNSMTSDMLGCGGGVGVGGGGAGQAPCSPGDRVSIIFTLKNQVGNLARALQVFQELGINVLHLELSPLENATNQADVVVDVECDPKRLDQVLQMLNREVHSVNFTSVDKNALVRAPSLSACSSFDFGDMMWFPRKIADLDKAQNVLMYGSELDADHPGFKDPIYRKRREKFYSIAMNFKHGNPIPRVQYTPEEIKTWGTVFNELHRLYIKYAVPEYMENWPELVKYCGYREDNIPQLQDVSTFLKRKTGFQLRPVAGYLSPRDFLSGLAFRVFHCTQYIRHSSDPFYTPEPDCCHELLGHMPLLANPSFAQFSQEIGLASLGASDADIEKLATLYFFTVEFGLCHQSDNSFKVYGAGLLSSVAELQHALTCKEKIKKFDPEVTCKEECIITSYQNAYYYTESFEEAKEKMRSFAESIQRPFGVRYNPYTQSVEVLSNAQKITAVVSELKGDLSIVCSALRKISATDETLDVESIANMLQTSLNVRGDRTPQNAISPDNSDNSQHSIVVHTPDELGEMD